One Acidimicrobiales bacterium DNA window includes the following coding sequences:
- the recR gene encoding recombination mediator RecR, producing MYANSVQDLIDELGRLPGVGPKSAQRIAFHLLRLSSDDALRLARAISVVKERVSWCRRCFNVAESRREEAQPDSEIECEICTDSRRDPTVVCVVEEPRDLVAVEKTREFRGRYHVLQGTISPIDGIGPDKLRIRELLARIDREAIKEVILCTNPNIEGDATALYLGSLLKPLPVKVTQVARGLPAGGDLEYADELTLGRALEGRRELVD from the coding sequence ATGTACGCAAATTCAGTCCAAGACCTGATCGACGAGTTGGGAAGGCTTCCAGGGGTCGGGCCCAAGTCCGCGCAGCGGATCGCTTTCCACCTCTTGAGGCTCTCGTCCGATGACGCGCTCCGCCTGGCGCGCGCGATCAGCGTCGTCAAAGAGCGGGTGTCCTGGTGCCGCCGTTGCTTCAACGTCGCAGAGAGCCGGCGCGAGGAGGCCCAGCCGGACAGCGAGATCGAGTGCGAGATCTGCACCGACTCGAGACGCGACCCGACGGTCGTCTGCGTAGTGGAGGAGCCCCGCGACCTGGTCGCGGTCGAGAAGACTCGGGAGTTCCGCGGCCGGTATCACGTCCTCCAGGGCACGATCAGCCCGATCGACGGGATCGGGCCCGACAAGCTGCGCATTCGCGAGCTGCTCGCCCGCATTGATCGCGAAGCGATCAAAGAGGTGATCCTCTGCACCAACCCCAACATCGAGGGCGACGCGACCGCGCTGTATCTCGGCAGCCTCCTGAAGCCGCTCCCCGTGAAGGTCACCCAGGTCGCACGGGGCCTCCCCGCCGGCGGGGACCTCGAGTATGCCGACGAGCTGACGCTAGGCAGGGCCTTGGAAGGGCGTCGAGAGTTGGTCGACTGA
- a CDS encoding YbaB/EbfC family nucleoid-associated protein has protein sequence MSNQGNRGSEPPDFNSLLSQLGQVQQNLREAQQAAAAKVVEGTAGGGAVRVKVTGGLDFQDITIDPSVLDDVEMLQDLVLAAVRDAVEQAHALASSALGGIAGAGGGALDLGGLLGL, from the coding sequence ATGAGCAACCAGGGCAACCGGGGCAGCGAGCCGCCCGACTTCAACTCGCTGCTTTCGCAGCTGGGCCAGGTTCAGCAGAACCTCCGCGAGGCCCAGCAGGCAGCCGCCGCCAAGGTCGTGGAGGGCACGGCCGGCGGAGGGGCTGTGCGGGTGAAGGTCACGGGGGGCCTCGACTTCCAGGACATAACCATCGACCCGTCGGTTCTCGATGACGTCGAGATGCTCCAGGACCTGGTCCTCGCCGCGGTTAGAGACGCGGTGGAGCAGGCGCATGCGCTCGCTTCTAGCGCCCTCGGCGGTATCGCCGGAGCGGGCGGCGGCGCCCTCGACCTGGGTGGCTTGCTGGGTCTCTGA
- the dnaX gene encoding DNA polymerase III subunit gamma/tau, which translates to MAEGTPHLALYRRFRPQRFDEVLGQDHVTRALRSAVRDGKVAHAYLFSGPRGTGKTSTARILAMALNCENPDDGEPDGTCGSCVSIRQGSSLDVQELDSATNRGIDEMKDLLSRVSLGTPGRWKVYIVDEVHQLTSAASSALLKTLEEPPGHVIFVLATTDPQKVLPTIRSRTQHFEFRLLGPDLLGSLLSDVNARASLGLPSEAIDLVVKRGHGSARDALSALDQVAAAGGVDDEVGVVSDLVAALGDRDPARVLVEVAEAATAGRDPRRIATEVLEYLRNGFLAMQARSLVMLADEAAEEAEAQARRLGTPALVRAMEVIGQALIDMRDAPDPRITLEVALIRVASPEADDSRAAILERLERLERQSRVEGPSRIEAQSATEGQPRAGGRDRPLAHRDALPRSAPAQPAPAPAPPPMPPGAKPALGAHRQPPSRPPAVPENTARPENPTRPEDTARPPAGAPAPPTSPPSAGGPLPTREELTIAWGDSILPKLRPGVKVYVSAGRFVGVDPEAAVYALPDQGLLTRAEPLLPEIHAAMEEHFGRRVPLRLVLEGAAGTGPGVERQPAEVDLNDIGDIHELQDAPATAAISPEQRLLEAFPGAEEVS; encoded by the coding sequence GTGGCTGAAGGAACCCCTCATCTGGCGCTCTACCGGCGGTTCAGGCCGCAGCGCTTCGACGAGGTGCTCGGCCAGGACCACGTCACTCGCGCCCTGCGCAGCGCTGTGCGAGACGGCAAGGTGGCCCACGCGTACCTGTTCAGCGGCCCGCGGGGGACGGGCAAGACCTCCACCGCTCGGATCCTGGCGATGGCGCTCAACTGCGAGAACCCCGACGACGGCGAGCCGGACGGCACCTGCGGGTCGTGCGTGTCGATCCGCCAGGGATCGTCGCTCGACGTGCAGGAGCTCGACTCGGCCACCAACCGCGGCATAGACGAGATGAAGGACCTGCTGTCGCGGGTGTCGCTCGGGACGCCTGGTCGTTGGAAGGTGTACATCGTCGACGAGGTGCACCAGCTGACGTCGGCGGCGTCAAGCGCGTTGTTGAAGACCCTTGAGGAGCCGCCCGGGCATGTGATCTTCGTGCTGGCGACCACCGACCCGCAGAAGGTGCTGCCGACCATCCGCAGCCGGACCCAGCATTTCGAGTTCCGGTTGCTCGGGCCGGATCTGCTCGGTTCCCTGCTCAGCGATGTCAACGCCCGTGCCTCGCTCGGTCTCCCCTCGGAGGCGATCGACCTCGTGGTGAAGAGGGGTCACGGATCGGCCCGCGACGCTCTCTCGGCTCTCGACCAGGTTGCTGCCGCCGGCGGCGTAGACGACGAGGTCGGCGTGGTGTCCGACCTGGTCGCGGCCCTGGGAGATCGCGATCCGGCCCGGGTGCTGGTCGAGGTCGCGGAGGCGGCGACCGCCGGGCGGGACCCTCGGCGGATCGCTACCGAGGTGCTGGAGTACCTGCGCAACGGGTTCCTGGCGATGCAGGCCCGTTCGCTCGTGATGCTCGCCGACGAGGCCGCCGAGGAGGCGGAGGCGCAGGCACGCCGCCTCGGGACCCCGGCGCTGGTGAGGGCGATGGAGGTGATCGGCCAGGCGCTGATCGACATGCGCGACGCACCAGATCCGCGTATCACGCTCGAGGTCGCCCTGATCCGCGTCGCCTCGCCCGAGGCGGACGACAGCCGTGCCGCCATCCTGGAGCGGCTGGAGAGGCTCGAACGCCAATCGAGGGTTGAAGGGCCGTCGAGGATTGAAGCGCAGTCGGCGACCGAAGGGCAGCCGAGGGCCGGAGGGCGGGACCGCCCCCTCGCTCATCGCGACGCCCTGCCGCGCTCGGCGCCGGCGCAACCCGCTCCCGCGCCGGCGCCTCCCCCGATGCCGCCCGGCGCGAAGCCCGCGCTCGGTGCGCACCGCCAACCCCCTTCGCGACCCCCAGCCGTGCCGGAGAACACCGCCCGGCCGGAGAACCCGACCAGGCCGGAGGACACCGCCCGGCCGCCGGCCGGCGCCCCGGCACCTCCGACTTCGCCGCCGTCCGCCGGCGGCCCACTACCGACCCGGGAGGAGCTGACCATCGCCTGGGGGGACTCGATCCTGCCGAAGCTGAGGCCGGGCGTGAAGGTGTACGTCTCCGCTGGCCGGTTCGTCGGCGTAGACCCGGAAGCTGCTGTCTACGCGCTGCCCGACCAGGGGTTGCTCACCCGTGCCGAGCCCCTCCTGCCCGAGATCCATGCCGCCATGGAGGAGCACTTCGGCCGCCGAGTGCCGCTTCGCCTGGTCCTCGAAGGAGCGGCCGGAACCGGGCCAGGCGTCGAGCGCCAGCCCGCAGAAGTCGACCTGAACGACATCGGCGACATCCACGAACTCCAGGACGCGCCCGCCACGGCAGCGATCTCGCCCGAGCAGCGACTGCTCGAGGCCTTCCCCGGCGCCGAGGAGGTGTCATGA